AGCACGGAGCAAACTGCAAACGTACTTGGGAACAGTACGCCACCACGTGGCCAAGCAGGCCAATACCAACGAGGAGCTTGGCCGAACGCTGGACAATATTGAAGAGCTGTGCAGCTTTCTGGATGTGAAGTGTATGTTTCCGCTCCATACCAGATCCGCTCCCATTGATCAGGCTCTAGAGGCCAACGAGCAGAAGCAAATCAACAACTCCAGCCGGCCAAAGAAGGTTTCGCCTGGGGCTTCTCCCACGGTTACAGGGCCACCACCTTCAATCAGCAGTGGTGGCTATGAGCTGCCCGAGAATGCCTTTATGCACAGTTCCATGCGACGACTTCTGGGAGAGCTGCGGGAAATCGAGCTATCAACCATCACCAGCGACGAGAAGCCGGGCACCGATTCAGCTTCAACCCTAAACGGTCTTCCGGCAGCGGAGCCCCAGCAGCGTCACCCGAACTCACTAAGCTGAGCTGATACTTCTGAATCCTCTCCAATCGACTGACCATGAATTTagacttaaaacaaaaaaaaacaaccaccAAGTGGTGAATCAAAATAATTGAAAGACATACAGTTTAATTATATTTGGACTTCGCAAAAGTCAGTAAACTAAATAGGTTGATCCAATATTTTGAGTGCttataacaattttaaattatttttactggGCGGGAATGTTTCTCAAACAAAACCCCGATGggttcgaaaaaaaaaaggaaaacatgCAATTCTCCAAACAATTAGATTCATTTTGGTGGTCAAACTAGAAAGTGTGGATGATCGTGTGCATATTTTGTATAAATCTAGAAAGGATCGTAAGAAAAATACGTTTTTGTctttaaacttaaaactttTGTAACATACACAAATTCCGAATCAGAATCCGCCTGGATTAgggtaattaaataaatgacagTGACGAACTTAAGAGCTATAAATGGGGGATTAAcaatatatactttaaattCTATGGCCTGCGGTTGTGGTTCATCATTCCCCTATATGGAGACAGCTGTGCTCCATTGCTGGTCAAATTGTTGCGTATCATGGGTGAAGATGATTGGAGTTGTTGCTGAAGTTGCGGATGTTGTTGCATTTGCTGCTGCATGTGCTGATGTGGATGTTGTTGCGGCGGCTGCAACTGTGGTTGTGGCATTGGTTTTGGTGAATTCATAATCTTggagttattattattgttaacGCGTATCTGCCTCAGGGTGGACACGGCGTTGCCGTTACTCAAGTCTGTCGGTTGGTTTGAGGTTGCCTCTAATGAATGCCGACCGTTGATGCGTCCCATCGAAGTGAGCTTGTCTAGTGGCACACAACGAACAGCCTCCGGATCCTGTCGATTCGTCAACTTCACTTGGGTATTGTTCAGCATGCGCCGCAGGTTCTCTGCCACCTCGTTGTGGTTACCATTGAGGGCTACTGGGTGAAAAGTTCCTGTACTTCTCCTGTGTTTTGGGTGGCTTGCCTCCGGTTCATTgttgttttgggttttttgaTCATCATCGGGTATGGTTATAACATTGATCTGCCCTCGATCTGGATTAGGTGCCTTAGCAGCTACTGGAGATACAGCTGGTGGCGATGATTCTGTCGCCGATGCAATGCCGGACGATCCGGATCCAGAACTGCAGCCAGGTAAAGCGGAATTTCTTTGCATGGCTTTGACCTCCAACCCGCACACTAACTGCATTATCTTGGCCTTTCCTTCAGCCGCCAGATCGGCTGGCAGTGCTTTCATAGTGGGAGCAATACTATCAAAAAATAGATCCACTACATGTCGTTGCTCTGGAGCTTTAGTGGAGACATCATTCGATTGAATTGGTGGAGGGGGCGCTGCCTCCCGCTCGAGGGTTCTCAGGCGTGAAACTATGTCAAAGGATGAACAGATCATGTCCTTGGCCATGTCTAGCTGGCTACGCTCATCGTGCCGCTTCCCCATGGAGTCTCGTAGAGCGCGCAGAATACGGCGTACTTCCATCGACCGGGAACGTTTAGACGGGGGCTCTGCAGTACTGCCATCGGATCTGGAAAATATTGTAGGTTAGAAGAGGATGCATTCTCCTACAGATAAACCCTTACCTTAGACTCAGATCGGCGTCACTCTCCTTGTCGACTTCCATGCCGGACTCCGGCACCTCGGCCTCGGCAGTAGCCTCTGAGGTGGAATGAGATGCCGCTGGAGGGGGCACAGCGGCAGCCTTTTGCCTTTCGAGGTTTTCGGAGTGCTTACGCGAGGAATCGTGCTGCCGCAAAAAGAAAAGCTTGATGGGCAGACGGGTTTCACAAATGCGGCAGTGGCAATGGTTCTCGTCGTTGGAATCAGGTTCCAGCCAATTGTACTTGGCCTGTAGCTCCGCCATGGCTGCTTTGTGCTTCGCTTCGCCAGTTGTTAGCGCAGCAGCTGTGGCCACCGCAGCAGAGATGTTATCAGAGTTCTTTGAAGACGCAGGCTCAGGAGAACCTGCTCCGGCTTTCTTGCGTTCGATGCGCAAGCGAATGTGTCGGCTGGAGCGTTGGTGTTTCGAGGCAAACTTTGAGGTCGGTATGAATACCGAAACTTCACAGAGCTTACACCATCCATAGTTGCGCCGCTCCTCGCTCTTCTTGTACGAGAGCCACGGAAAACGAGCCTTCCAAACCATCACCTTACCCTTTATTGTGGCCGGAATGGGCTTCGCGAAGGCCTTGGAGGTAGAGGGTCTAACCTGCTTCAGTAGTTTTTCGGTGTCTACGGTGCCAGAGTCCGTGTTGCTCTGTTCCTCGTCCTCATCTTCCTGGGCATCTTTCTCAGCCGGTGGCAAAAGCGCCTGTCGAGCCTTATACTGCTTTACTAGCTTTTGATGTCGAGCGCTGAACTCGTGGCGCGCCTTGGCGGCATCATTGTGGAAACGCACGCGACAGAACTTGCACAGCTGGATTTTTCTATCCTTGGAGTAGCAGAGCCACGGATAGAAACGAATTCCGGCACGGATTTTCGCCTTTCTTTGTTCCCCGACGTTCCTAGAAGAATTCCTGTAAGATATTCATGTTTTTTACATAATCTTTTGAAAGTAATGACAGAGAATCTCACTTTTTGGCTCGTTGTGTCTCGGACCAGTTGTCGTCGGTGACGTTGTTGTAGTCCTCGCTGGCTTCGGTATCCGAAGGAGCTCCTATATCGGCGGGTACTTCGAACTCCCCATCGGCCACCGGCTCTTCTGCCTGATTCGCTTCATCATCACCTTCTTCAAAGATAAATTCGCGGGTTGCCTTGGAGGAGCCCACCGCAGCTAAGTGCTTTTCCGATTTCTCGTGATTCTTACGCTTTATTTCGGAGTTTCCGTACATAAAACGCTTTTGACAAACACTGCAGTAGGCGATAGTGGGCTCTTCTGGATCAGCTACCATCCAGGGATGAACATCGGCGTAGACCGACCAGATGCCGCGTTGCAAAGGACTATGGAAGTAATGAAAATCGTAAAAAATAAGACTTATAttgtaaatgaaataaattattaccGCTTCTGTTGGTTTTCTAAAGTATTCTGACAGTGTATCTTGGCCTTGCAGTGGCGCAGGAAGCTAGTGATGACCATGCGGCAGTTACAGAGAGTGCATCGGCACTGCTGGGGACTGGTATCTGGAATGAGTTCGCACCACCGACCAGGATCATCGTTGGCATTTATCTCGCCATTCATCATCACAACAGTTGTAtcttcctcctcctgctccggTTCACCACTCGGCTGCTGTTCCGATGATTGTTCTCCTGCTTCAGCGATGCTACTCCGTTTTCGCTTGCGGTTGGGTTTATCAGACTCGTACTGTCGGACCGCCTCCAAATGACACTTGGAAGCCTCATGCCGCTTccgcaaataaacaaactcCACATTCATACGCACGTTGCACACTCGGCACATACCGACAGTTCCTGTCGGCTGAGCTCTCTCCAGCCAGGGATGCCAGCGGAGCCAGCGAAGCCAGTTAAAGTTGTTGAAGGCTTCGATCTCACTTACGCGCTTCTGCTTCATTGCGGCCACGTAGCTGTTCGTTCCGAACTCATGCTTCACTTCGATGTCACTGGTTCTGTGGATAAGTTATGAGAGTTATATATGGTTCTTATCATCAGAAAAGCTTTAGTCTTGCAGAGGTCTCTTTCTTTAAAACTACAAGGAAATACAAGCTTCGGGGGCTTTGTTTATCAACTTATAGATTGAGAACCTATTACCCATCAATGGAAAGGACAAGTCCTATTTATACTCACGTTCCACGCGCCTGCTCCTCGCTCTTCTTGAAAGCAACGTAGTTGCACTCCCGCTCCTGATGGTATAGCGACATGTTATGTTGCTGGATGTGCTTGGAGCGGTTGTTAACATTGATGTTCATGTTGCAGTAAAGACAAAATGCATAGGTGCCATCAGAGTCTTCGTGCAGAATCCATGGCCAGCGCTTCATCCAGAGAAGCCATCGTTTGGCGCGGGGCATCTTCTTGCGGGTGATCAGTGACTTTTCATTACTGCTGTCGTCCATACTGAAGTCATCTTCGTCGTCCTGGCTTTCGGCGTCTTGGGTATCAAGGCGTTCCAACAAACCCATCGGATCAGCGTACGAGTGATTGCTTTCTGCATCGCTGCTGGGTTCCGTCTTGGTGGAAACGTTGTCCCCCTCCGGTTCTGGCTCTGCTGGTTGGTTGTCATCTAGTGGCTTCTCATCAGGATTGTTAAGAGCCGATTGAAGCTCTGCCACCATCGGAACATGATCCTCGTCAATGTCTGTATCCACCAAATCGTGCTCTCCTTGCGCCGGCCTTTCTTCAACCCTTTggtcatcatcgtcatcgtcatccACTAAAATTACCATGGGTACCCTTTCCTCAGGCAAGTCCTCTGCTATAACTGAGCCTTCTACATCCATGATTTTCAGCTCGTGATCCGACGACGCCGCAGAAGTCTCAATATTGGCATTTTCGCTACGATTCGCAGACGCCATTTTGTCACCGGTATCCGACGCTTCGTTAAAATGTTCGACCTGGCCGTTTTCCACTTCCATTTCTAGTAGCTTAATTAGACCAGACGGATACTGGGGCGGTATCAAAAGAGTCCGGAAGTCACAGCATTCGTTTTAAATTACAAGAAACTTGAAAAATTAGAGTACAATGAAATCAGCGGAGAGCGGTGCTGGTCGAAAACAATGTTCGACAACACAAAAAATACCAGTCTTAGAAACCGCGCAAAAACAGTGGttgaaaacaaaagaaaaatgtttcATGAAAACATTAAaggaaattgtttaatttctgATTTAAGAACATATATCTGatccaaatatatataaatagttATAATTTAGTTGATTTACAATTTATGttgcttgttttttattttatcaagGATAATATTTAAGTTCAACGAATAGTGTTTAGGTTCAGTGTCCAGGGTATTTTCTGCACACCACAGAACGGTCATACTGAACTACATTTGTTTATATTCTGCTAATTGGTTTCCCAAATGGCAAATCTCCAGTTAACTCAGGAAAAACTGTAAGTATTAATGTTCTTCAGGCCACTCGCCACACCCCATTCACGTTAATTTCACAAAGTGATGCCCTCCGATCGGAGTATCGGCCACGCCGACCGTGCGCTCTGCTGAAATATCCGCGGCCCAAGACGAAACCGGAGTACCAGGCGATATATCCGTGGCTGCTGCCCGACGAAACTGATCCGCACTTTGTCTTCTGCGCTGTGTGTGAATGCCGGCTAAGCTGCAAGCGATCTGATCTCGGAAAACACGAGGGCAGCATCAAACATACGGAAAATGCACAGCGAAAATCCTTGGCTCCCAAACAAGAGCCAGGAGCTGATGGAAGTGGCGTTATGAAATGGGAGTACAACGACGAGGAGGAGTGCCAGCTTGCCTATGGTTCCAGAGCTAATCAtcaggatgaggaggaggatgaaGGCGACCAGGAACTCGACTCGGATGGAGACTGTGATGAGGGTGACGAGGAAGAGGGCGAACCAGACGGGGTTTCAGAGCCCCAAAATGATTTTGAGGCAGAGCCTTTGTCCAAGCAGCAGCGACGCATCTCTGAAACAGATTCGCAGCAATCAGGATTGCTGGATTACTTACCACTTCAGGTAACCATTAATGAATTGCCGGCTGGAGCCGGAACAATATCAGGACCTTCGTTTCCCACTTCTACATCCAACTCCACTCCCCAACCGCCCCCTTGCCGCATTACCATTAAAAAGGTGGCAGGGCCGTTGGCTAACATGGCTACTCCCACTACGCCGCCCAATTCTGGGCTTCCGCAGGAGATTAGTACAAAAGCTACCATCACACCAATAACTGGAAGCTGTTACACTTCTTCCCCTCGGGCTGCGCCCGCCTATGCCCCTCGCCAGCTGCACTGCTACCAACCGTCGCCAATCTCTTCTCAGTCTGCTCCGGAGCGTCCACCCCGCGATTCCGTGGAACTTTTCTTTGACAGCATTTGCGCCACCGTCAAGAGCCTGCCACCAAAACTGGCTACCGAGGGTAAAATTCGTGTGATGCAGCTTATTGGCGAGCTCGAACTGAGAGCTATGGGCGAACAGGAGTCATCTTCCCAGGTGCCCGGGCAACCCACCCACGATCTCGCCGGAAACTCTGCCGGATCACCTCCTGAAGcttccggcagcggtcaacaGAATGCCACAGTGGCTTCCACCACCAAATAAATTACAAGCCACGCTCAAATTGACAAATTAGATCTTCTAGGGCTTTCATTTTTTCACATTTGTTAATTGATTTCctttaataaagttatttattAGTTGTTATAGTTATTCAATTTGGGTTTCTTATTAACTTTTCAAAAGGAAAACAACTTTCGTACCTCAATATGTGTAAGATCtcttgatgaaaatatttttccaattttgtgATTTGAGAAATAAAGCCAAAAAGTgtattaaaaattacaaaacaatGTAAAAACGTTTTGGAGCTTGAAAGTGAAAGAATAAATGGATTTTGGAACAGttcgaaaattaaatatattgcCCTTTCATTGGAAATTTATCAGATTTAAGATAgtcattttattttagtttaataaGACTTTTTTATGAATGATCTcaactacatacatacatatctaGCAAATATCTATAATATTGAATTTTTCATGGTATGTCTGCCAACTGGAGCCCTTTTCCTCATTAAGATATCATCGAGATACCGTAGCACGAGTTTCTGAAACTAAACATTGTTTCATGATGTCATTTTACTCGCTGACGATCAGTCAACGTCTCGTATACACGATATTACAAATTGTTCAGATAGTgtgtttgttttataaatattagttAGGTAAGctttattgtaaaaaaattaTCGAAAACATGAGCTATATCAGTAAGGCACTTAGAGTTGAGATTGGCAGGGGATTTTCCACATTTAGAACGCCTGTCTGCCCTCCAGCATAGCCTTTCCACAGTAGAACGGAAACTGCACGCCTTGCAGCAAAATGTCCGCTATGCCCTGGAAATAGTATATCGAATCAGTTAGTTGGTTTTTGGGGAAGGGTGTGGGTGGGTAAAGACCCATTGCCAGATATCAGTGTTGTTCATAAGCTCCAGTTGTGCGGCTCTGATAAGTTAAAGTCCCCGTAATGACTAATTGCTTAGAAATCTACATGACTCGATAAGCAAACTCAAAGCATTTTCACTTCAACCACGCCAGTTCCCCACTTTACTCCTGGAAATAATACTTACTGTGAGGGCTGGAATGCAGGAAGCGAATGCATAGACCCAGATGTAGAAGAACGCACAGAAGAATGCCACAAAGAAGGAGACGAACCAGAAGACCAGCAGCCAGAAGATGAACCACAGTGGATTGGGCATCGTGATGTGTGGGGTTGTTTGTTCAGAATGATTCAAGCTGGCGATAAGATAGTGAAAGGAATCTTTTTAGTGGGTGGGAAACAAAAATCATAAACGCTTATCAGCCGCCCGTCTATATAAAGCGAAGTCTGTTAAATGTTAAGTCCCTGCTTAAAATTCTGGAAAAATAATACCTCTTATCGTGCAATATCTTTTAAACACAAATCGTATAAAATAGGTCATCGCTGTTGCCGTTTCCGATTATAGATGACTTATGGGGTAATATAGGTTGTAAATGTTGGAAGTATGAATTGTATATAGTCATTCATAAAAGTCTAGCCTAGTCTAAAGAGATAAAAATTCTTTGGACTTATGAgggaaacatttttaaattctgTAATTGGAATTCGTCTTCCATTTTTAATAgtctaataaaaaatttatgaaaaaatgttaaaaaaaccTATTTATACGTATGTATTTATGCATatgaataaaagaaaaaatagatGAATGTGTAGTcatagaaataatatttaaatattccgGTTTTCCACTCCTCAAAAACTGCACTTGCATGGCTTTCTTCTGCATTTAGATTTCACTTTGGAGTTCGTGACAAAAATGCGAACAACCATATTGGTTGGGGTTCCAAACTGAATTTAGTGGCACTGACGTCAAAACTGATTGTGCCCAAAAAAAGTCAGCGGGATTGTCGCTGGGGGGGGACTCTGAGGCCGAGACCTCGACCGCAGCGATTTCGTTCAGAATTCCATGTTTGACACTGATTAAAGATCGCAAAACAAATCGCAATGTCGTCATTATGCAAATCGCATTACTATCCAGTATGTACTTGGGGTGTGTCTTCTTAAGTCATCTCTGGCTAGCAGCGGGTCATAAAAGTAATTGCGAATCACTAACGAACCGGTTGGCACAATTAACATGATTCTCGGAGAAATTCGCATTCTTTTAATTTGCCTcaacaaatataaaacatCTGCACTTTGCGATAATGGGTTTTGCCGAACTATGCGTAGAGACTTTATAAATACTTTGGCGCGCGCCCACGTACGATTGAAAACAGCTTAACAGCCACCAAAACACAAGGTGATATATTGGTAAagcaaacaataacaaaccAACCAGAAGATCGGCAGCGAAAGTCGATGTACTACGTACGAGGCTCAAAAACAGATTGAGAACCCCACAAACCGGCGCAACAAGTTGCAGTTTGTCATGCGTCGCACCACGCTCCGCCATTTGGAGTGGAGCTTCCGTTGGAAGCTTTCGCTCAAGCTCATCTGGCGAGAGTGGACTTATAAGTTTTGGAACGTGATTAGATATTAACAAAgtttaataaagaaataatttgttatttaataatattatttaaagaatttgatTATTATCCGCAATAAAATCAGAGTCTGATatgtactattttttttatttctaggcaatgtgatttttaatttttattataattgatATACATAACAAGGTCTATAACCAGACATTATTAAAcccctctttaaaaaataaatgatatcgtttaaaaattttaatcatagctttgaaaaagaataaacattactataaataaaaattaaattccatttgAATTGATAGAAttcaagaaaaacaaaatatagaaaaataaacaatggTTTTAGTGTTGATGTAACACAGAATATTGAATGAAGAGTTCTTTTCGCACATTTGATTCAAACGGGTGTccgcttttataaacaaatcaatgttttgaaattttttgaaacgGAAACATATTGCTTATAAATCTATAGAAATTTCAATAATATTTGTGTTTAATCTCCCCTCTGTAACTATAAAAAAGTTTGAAGcacaattaaattttgaaatataagAGAAATGCCTTTTTTTACTTGTTTATGaagatttaaacaaaattattttgatatttaataaagatGTCAAAGTCAATCTGAAAAAAAGGTTCAAACTGTTATACCCAAAACACTGCGTTACTAGCAACAACTTGGACACACAGCTGAAGGCTAAAAGCTTTCTGCGGCTTATGCTCAATGTTTTCATATCAAATTTCCTACTATAATATGGAGGCTTAAGCCGAGTGCGAGTGTATATGCGAGTGTGGCTAGAAAATTTTTCATCCCGGACGCCGACGCGGCTTTTGCAGCTGTTGTTGTGCTTGGCTGCTGCAGCAACTCGGCATTTATTTCTCAGTTCTCCGCATTCCGTTGAGAGTCGTCGGGCACGTTGGTTCCGTTCTTATCTgcaaatttttaacattttattggCGGTATGGTAGagcaattcaaaaaaatttataaatcggAAGATTCGACTAGTTCTCATTAGCTGAACGTAAAGGGGTCCTGTGAACAAGTGTAGCATACTTCGTGGCTCAAAACAGCTGCGGTAGCCTTTGTGCCCTATATGTAtgtggttgtgtgtgtgtgtgtgtgtgagaccAAGAGTAAGATTTTgacatgtgtgtgtgggtctGTTTGAAATTCACGCTTAAAACGTGTGCGATCGATTTTCGGGGGTTtgccaacaaacaaaaacatatgAGGATTTTAAAACGAATACTTTGTTACAGTTAGTTAAATGTTAAATAAGTctgtaaataaaaacatttactCAGCTGAGAGCTAAACGCACTcatcaattttcaaataaacaaacaaagcgGCCACTTGAGATAATGAAATTTTGGGCctaaccaacaacaaaatcgGCAAGTGTTCACTCTCCAAAAgctttttgccaaaaatacgGAGAGCGGAAAGCCGTACAAAATATATAGAGAGTTCCGTTGCGGCTGTATAACAGTAATACCAAAAGCTGCCAGAGAGCCCAGTAACGGAAAATGGTCAAAAGCGCCGCATACTGTGAAAGTCGTCAGAGAGAAAGCCTATCTGTGTGTGAGCGTGTGTGTGTCTTTCGAACAGTTCAAAGTACGCATTGCGATGGCATTCGGAAGAGTGTTTGTGAGAGGACTGAAACGAACAGACACAGGGCGACTAGGGCCACaacagcggcaacaacaatttcGGTGTTTTTGGGAGCCTGCGGGGTTGGAGGGTGGAGGAAAACCCCCCATATTCAGGAGAAGCTCCGGCCCAGGTGGCTTGGGGCTTCAGTTTAGCTAGAGACATCGTCGTGTTTTGATCGAAGCGGATCAAAGCGGATCGAGCGGTATAATCCAGTGGTCTTCAATATAGTGCGCATAAGAAGTATTTAAAACAAGAGGAAATTGTTCATAAAAACAgttgttaattaaaataaaagtaaaatctaaaaatatataaatcagAAGAcaaatcaatatttaaatCTAAGCTCCAAAAACACACTAACACTTTTAACACTACGCCACGCACACACCCATGCATGCATATGGCATAACACAAGCAGCAAAGGATGTTCGCTAGCCAGATTTGTGTGTGAGAAAAGTGAAGTGAAAGGAATACCGAATATAACCCATACCCGATATATTTGCAGTTCAAAGGTTAAAAgagaaattggaaaatttttaagtaaatAACAAACATAAACAGTGACATGTAGTTAGCGACCGAGGGCAGCATTCACAGCCCATcgcacaaagaaaaaaaaggtgaGTTTCGATACCTCATAGCCCTCCTTCATATAAAACACCCCGTCTCCTCCTTATTGTTTTCGTTCCCGGATTCCTTGTTCGATTTTCGCATTTAACGATTTTTGATGAGCTCCGTGATCCGTAACAGAATCAAGAGAGACAGAGACACACAAAAAACCGTCAGGGAGAGAACAACAGGATACCCGGGATTGGAACGGAGTCTTACAAATTCATAATTTGTCTGTTTACATACGAGGTCCTGGTCACTGGTATTGGTGGTTTATCGAGGTGGTTGTCGGTGCCTCAATAACCGTTCGCTTGCCCCACATTTCGCCGCACAACGAAAGCGAAAAGcctgttggtttttttttttgtggggcaCGTAGGCTCCATAGCTTCCGCTCGG
The Drosophila bipectinata strain 14024-0381.07 chromosome 3R, DbipHiC1v2, whole genome shotgun sequence DNA segment above includes these coding regions:
- the Su(var)3-7 gene encoding protein suppressor of variegation 3-7, whose product is MEVENGQVEHFNEASDTGDKMASANRSENANIETSAASSDHELKIMDVEGSVIAEDLPEERVPMVILVDDDDDDDQRVEERPAQGEHDLVDTDIDEDHVPMVAELQSALNNPDEKPLDDNQPAEPEPEGDNVSTKTEPSSDAESNHSYADPMGLLERLDTQDAESQDDEDDFSMDDSSNEKSLITRKKMPRAKRWLLWMKRWPWILHEDSDGTYAFCLYCNMNINVNNRSKHIQQHNMSLYHQERECNYVAFKKSEEQARGTTSDIEVKHEFGTNSYVAAMKQKRVSEIEAFNNFNWLRWLRWHPWLERAQPTGTVGMCRVCNVRMNVEFVYLRKRHEASKCHLEAVRQYESDKPNRKRKRSSIAEAGEQSSEQQPSGEPEQEEEDTTVVMMNGEINANDDPGRWCELIPDTSPQQCRCTLCNCRMVITSFLRHCKAKIHCQNTLENQQKRPLQRGIWSVYADVHPWMVADPEEPTIAYCSVCQKRFMYGNSEIKRKNHEKSEKHLAAVGSSKATREFIFEEGDDEANQAEEPVADGEFEVPADIGAPSDTEASEDYNNVTDDNWSETQRAKKNSSRNVGEQRKAKIRAGIRFYPWLCYSKDRKIQLCKFCRVRFHNDAAKARHEFSARHQKLVKQYKARQALLPPAEKDAQEDEDEEQSNTDSGTVDTEKLLKQVRPSTSKAFAKPIPATIKGKVMVWKARFPWLSYKKSEERRNYGWCKLCEVSVFIPTSKFASKHQRSSRHIRLRIERKKAGAGSPEPASSKNSDNISAAVATAAALTTGEAKHKAAMAELQAKYNWLEPDSNDENHCHCRICETRLPIKLFFLRQHDSSRKHSENLERQKAAAVPPPAASHSTSEATAEAEVPESGMEVDKESDADLSLRSDGSTAEPPSKRSRSMEVRRILRALRDSMGKRHDERSQLDMAKDMICSSFDIVSRLRTLEREAAPPPPIQSNDVSTKAPEQRHVVDLFFDSIAPTMKALPADLAAEGKAKIMQLVCGLEVKAMQRNSALPGCSSGSGSSGIASATESSPPAVSPVAAKAPNPDRGQINVITIPDDDQKTQNNNEPEASHPKHRRSTGTFHPVALNGNHNEVAENLRRMLNNTQVKLTNRQDPEAVRCVPLDKLTSMGRINGRHSLEATSNQPTDLSNGNAVSTLRQIRVNNNNNSKIMNSPKPMPQPQLQPPQQHPHQHMQQQMQQHPQLQQQLQSSSPMIRNNLTSNGAQLSPYRGMMNHNRRP
- the LOC108130692 gene encoding uncharacterized protein; the encoded protein is MPNPLWFIFWLLVFWFVSFFVAFFCAFFYIWVYAFASCIPALTGIADILLQGVQFPFYCGKAMLEGRQAF
- the Ravus gene encoding protein suppressor of variegation 3-7 — encoded protein: MANLQLTQEKLDALRSEYRPRRPCALLKYPRPKTKPEYQAIYPWLLPDETDPHFVFCAVCECRLSCKRSDLGKHEGSIKHTENAQRKSLAPKQEPGADGSGVMKWEYNDEEECQLAYGSRANHQDEEEDEGDQELDSDGDCDEGDEEEGEPDGVSEPQNDFEAEPLSKQQRRISETDSQQSGLLDYLPLQVTINELPAGAGTISGPSFPTSTSNSTPQPPPCRITIKKVAGPLANMATPTTPPNSGLPQEISTKATITPITGSCYTSSPRAAPAYAPRQLHCYQPSPISSQSAPERPPRDSVELFFDSICATVKSLPPKLATEGKIRVMQLIGELELRAMGEQESSSQVPGQPTHDLAGNSAGSPPEASGSGQQNATVASTTK